From Gallus gallus isolate bGalGal1 chromosome 14, bGalGal1.mat.broiler.GRCg7b, whole genome shotgun sequence, one genomic window encodes:
- the GRID2IP gene encoding delphilin isoform X5, translated as MERAHTTASPLCLAVAAMPTTNQGWPEAFGFSLGGSGPCYVLWVQEGSSAAAAGLRPGDEVLELEGQPVASLGCPALLALARRCSSVPPSIGVLSRLQRADLPPAPHLGLQLVGGSPPRVASVAPGSPAATCGIAPGDLLLEVDGVAVRSAEAAAELLASCSRRALRLGLLRPQRDLGPSAAAVRMERKQKAQEFSKKVDAILGDQPKLKEQVFAVLKQYAAERRVECLACALCMLLTQESHQHLIDSIRIFIPKKHRQRFDEVVSQSLISKLCRSKSEQHSNRLRRSRSEDHQERLLVSTRASSVPRSHEELSKSLRKTTSLITSNVASGAARRTVRVYKGNKSFGFTLRGHAPVWIESVLPGSPAENAALKPGDRILFLNGLDMRNCSHDKVVSMLQGSGAMPTLVVEEGIVNFSSDSDSADSPTSSSALTSLQWVAEILPSSIKIQGRTFNQQLEHLLTPPERYTICKALESFFQHRNIDTLIVDVYPVLDTPAKQVIWQFIYQLLTYEEQEHCQQKIARFLGYKSLAAEPEAEERYRSSVRGASLCRSSLRANRPEEGGAAGQSDTVEVPVRLIPGERQAGDGTSLPETPNPKMMSAVYAELENRLLGSFASKVGSAALHHASPPAPNPAHAAGSTRFPSAPERGRRGGVSGGSRNRPAAPCPAGARRSGVPVSWPSDPLAAQQCYYRLHSSLQSPSSTESNPYVSLDSSPAPSPQHRPYPLSPLSRRKKLFTFSRPPRSRDTDRFLDALSEQLGHRVTIVDDFLTPENDYEEMSFHDDQGSYVTNDVSSSEYISSSDEGSSLTYSTLSDHIPPPPLSPPPPPPPLQFHDPQPVPAKAEAPKASTSPAPKPLVGHLHPVPPPPPPPPPPPVPCAPPLHRGLLHRRSETNHMSVKRLRWEQVENSEGTIWGQLGEDSDYDKLSDMVKYLDLELHFGTQKPTKPTFMPETFKKKDVVEILSHKKAYNTSILIAHLKLSHMELRQILMTMETDRLEPSHIKQLLLYAPDGEEVQRFQNYKENPGKLSEPDQFVLQMLSVPEYKIRLRSLHFKTTLQEKTEEIKASYECICKASLELKSSKKLAKILEFVLAMGNYLNNGQPKTSKTTGFKINFLTELNTTKTVDGKSTFLHILAKSLSQHFPELLGFAKDLPTVPLAAKVNQRTLTADLKDLHTTVSDIQMACHSMPATAEDRFAIVMTSFLESAQPAMRSLDDLQHRAMEEFSKVLSFFGEDSKMTTSEAFFGIFAEFMSKFERALTDVQVGDSQRSPRMTSPLAW; from the exons ATGGAACGTGCCCACACCACCGCCTCCCCTTTGTGTCTTGCAGTTGCAGCCATGCCGACGACCAACCAAGGCTGGCCAGAGGCGTTTGGCTTCTCTCTGGGTGGCAGCGGGCCCTGCTACGTGCTGTGggtgcaggagggcagcagtgcagcagcggCAGGGCTGCGACCGGGCGACGaggtgctggagctggaggggcAGCCCGTCGCCTCACTGGGCTGCCCGGCCTTGCTGGCATTAGCCCGGCGCTGCAGCTCCGTGCCCCCCAGCATCGGCGTGCTGTCCCGGCTGCAGCGTGCTGACctgccccccgccccacaccTGGGCTTgcagctggtgggtggcagcccccCGCGTGTGGCCAGCGTGGCCCCTGgctctcctgctgccacctgcGGCATCGCCCCTGGGGacctgctgctggaggtggatGGCGTGGCTGTGCGCAGTGCCGAGGCGGCGGCCGAGCTGCTGGCATCCTGCAGTAGGCGAGCGCTGCGGCTGGGGCTGCTGCGGCCACAGAGGGACCTcggccccagtgctgctgctgtgcgcATGGAGAGGAAGCAGAAAGCGCAGGAGTTCAGCAAGAAG gtggaTGCCATCCTGGGGGACCAGCCCAAGCTCAAGGAGCAGGTGTTTGCCGTGCTGAAGCAGTACGCGGCCGAGCGGAGGGTGGAGTGCTTGGCCTGCGCCCTGTGCATGCTGCTCACTCAGGAATCCCACCAGCACCTCATCGACAGCATCAG GATTTTCATCCCCAAGAAACACCGGCAGCGCTTCGATGAGGTGGTGTCACAGAGCCTGATCAGCAAGCTGTGTCGCTCCAAGagtgagcagcacagcaacCGCCTGCGGCGCAGCCGGAGCGAGGACCACCAGGAGCGGCTGCTCGTGTCCACCCGCGCCAGCTCTGTGCCCCGCAGCCACGAGGAGCTCAGCAAGAGCCTGCGGAAAACCACCTCGCTCATCACCAGCAATGTGGCCTCAGGGGCTGCCCGCAG GACGGTGCGAGTTTATAAAGGCAACAAAAGCTTTGGCTTCACGCTGCGTGGACATGCACCAGTGTGGATCGAGTCTGTTCTGCCAG GGAGTCCGGCTGAGAACGCTGCGCTCAAACCTGGAGACCGAATCCTATTTCTCAATGGCCTGGACATGAG GAACTGCTCTCATGACAAGGTGGTATCGATGCTGCAGGGCAGCGGGGCGATGCCCACCTTGGTGGTGGAAGAGGGCATCGTCAACTTCTCCAGTG ACTCTGACTCTGCCGACTCCCCGACCAGCTCCTCTGCGCTCACCTCCCTGCAGTGGGTGGCAGAGATCCTCCCCTCTAGCATCAAGATTCAAGGGAGGACCTTCAACCAGCAGCTGGAGCACCTGCTTACCCCACCCGAGCGCTATACCATCTGCAAAGCGCTGGAGAGCTTCTTCCAACATCG GAACATTGACACTCTTATTGTGGATGTGTACCCGGTGCTGGACACACCAGCCAAGCAAGTCATTTGGCAGTTTATCTACCAGCTGCTGACGTACGAAGAGCAGGAGCACTGCCAGCAAAAGATTGCCAGGTTTCTTGGTTACAAGTCCTTGGCAG ctgagcccgAGGCAGAGGAGCGCTACCGCAGCTCAGTGCGAGGGGCATCCTTGTGCCGGAGCAGCCTCCGGGCCAACCGCCCCGAGGAAgggggggctgcag GTCAAAGTGACACCGTGGAGGTCCCGGTTCGCCTGATCCCTGGAGAGAGGCAGGCTGGCGATGGCACATCCCTGCCAGAGACACCCAACCCCAAAATG ATGTCAGCTGTCTACGCAGAACTGGAGAACCGCCTGCTGGGCAGCTTTGCCAGCAaggtgggcagtgctgccctgcaccACGCATCGCCCCCAGCCCCCAACCCGGCACATGCTGCAGGTAGCACCCGATTTCCCTCAGCTCCAGAGAGAGGCAGACGTGGGGGGGTCTCCGGTGGCAGCAGGAACCGCCCGGCAGCGCCCTGTCCTGCAGGTGCCCGCAGATCGGGGGTGCCCGTCTCGTGGCCAAGCGACCCCCTGGCCGCCCAGCAGTGCTACTACCGcctgcacagcagcctgcagtccCCAAGCAGCACCGAGTCCAATCCCTATGTCAGCCTGGACAGCAGCCCGGCCCCGTCCCCCCAGCACCGGCCCTACCCGCTCAGCCCGCTGTCGCGGCGCAAGAAGCTCTTCACCTTCTCCAGGCCACCACGCAGCCGTGACACCGACCGCTTCCTGGACGCGCTCAGCGAGCAGCTGGGACACCGTGTCACCATTGTGGATGATTTCCTCACCCCCGAGAATGACTATGAGGAG aTGAGCTTCCACGATGACCAGGGCAGCTATGTCACCAATGACGTCAGCAGCAGCGAGTACATCAGCAGCAGTGATGAGGGCAGCTCCCTCACCTACTCCACGCTGTCGGATCACATCCCCCCACCTCCGCTCAGCCccccgccgccaccgcccccCCTGCAGTTCCATGACCCCCAACCTGTCCCTGCCAAGGCTGAGGCCCCCAAGGCCAGCACCTCTCCTGCTCCCAAGCCCCTGGTGGGCCACCTGCACCCTGTTCCACCTCCACCGCCGCCCCCGCCACCCCCACCTGTGCCCTGCGCTCCCCCCCTGCACCGGGGGCTGCTGCACCGCCGGAGCGAGACCAACCACATGAGTGTCAAGAGGCTGCGGTGGGAGCAGGTGGAAAACTCAGAGGGGACCATCTGGGGACAG CTCGGGGAGGACTCGGACTATGACAAGCTGAGCGACATGGTCAAATACCTTGACCTGGAGCTTCATTTCGGGACGCAGAAGCCAACCA AGCCAACTTTCATGcctgaaacatttaaaaagaaagacgTGGTCGAAATTTTGTCCCACAAAAAGGCCTACAACACAT ccatcCTGATCGCCCACCTGAAGCTCTCACACATGGAACTGCGCCAGATCCTCATGACAATGGAGACAGACCGCCTGGAGCCTTCCCACAtcaagcagctcctgctgtacGCCCCGGATGGGGAGGAGGTGCAGCGCTTCCAGAACTACAAGGAGAACCCTGGCAAGCTGAGCGAGCCTGACCAGTTCGTGCTGCAG ATGCTGTCAGTACCAGAGTACAAGATCCGACTGCGCAGCCTTCACTTTAAGACCACTCTGCAGGAGAAGACAGAGGAGATCAAAGCAAGCTATGAATGTATTTGCAAGGCCTCTCTggagctgaaaagcagcaagaagTTGGCGAAGATCCTGGAG TTTGTACTCGCCATGGGAAACTACCTGAACAACGGGCAGCCCAAGACCAGCAAAACGACAGGCTTCAAAATCAACTTCCTCACAGAG ctgaacaCAACCAAGACCGTTGATGGGAAATCCACCTTCCTGCACATCCTTGCCAAATCTCTCAGCCAACACTTCCCAGAGCTCTTGGGCTTTGCCAAGGATCTTCCCACAGTGCCGCTCGCTGCCAAAG tGAACCAGAGGACGCTGACAGCCGACCTGAAGGACCTTCACACCACGGTCAGTGACATCCAGATGGCCTGCCACAGCATGCCAGCCACTGCCGAGGACCGGTTCGCCATCGTGATGACC TCCTTCCTGGAGAGCGCGCAGCCCGCCATGCGCTCGCTGGACgacctgcagcacagggccatgGAGGAGTTCAGCAAGGTGCTGTCCTTCTTTGGGGAAGACTCCAAAATGACAACTTCAGAAGCTTTCTTTGGCATTTTTGCAGAATTCATGAGCAAGTTTGAG CGGGCGCTCACAGATGTGCAGGTTGGAGACAGCCAGCGCAGCCCCAGGATGACATCCCCCCTTGCCTGGTGA
- the GRID2IP gene encoding delphilin isoform X2, translating into MLLTQESHQHLIDSIRIFIPKKHRQRFDEVVSQSLISKLCRSKSEQHSNRLRRSRSEDHQERLLVSTRASSVPRSHEELSKSLRKTTSLITSNVASGAARRTVRVYKGNKSFGFTLRGHAPVWIESVLPGSPAENAALKPGDRILFLNGLDMRNCSHDKVVSMLQGSGAMPTLVVEEGIVNFSSDSDSADSPTSSSALTSLQWVAEILPSSIKIQGRTFNQQLEHLLTPPERYTICKALESFFQHRNIDTLIVDVYPVLDTPAKQVIWQFIYQLLTYEEQEHCQQKIARFLGYKSLAAEPEAEERYRSSVRGASLCRSSLRANRPEEGGAAAGQSDTVEVPVRLIPGERQAGDGTSLPETPNPKMMSAVYAELENRLLGSFASKVGSAALHHASPPAPNPAHAAGSTRFPSAPERGRRGGVSGGSRNRPAAPCPAGARRSGVPVSWPSDPLAAQQCYYRLHSSLQSPSSTESNPYVSLDSSPAPSPQHRPYPLSPLSRRKKLFTFSRPPRSRDTDRFLDALSEQLGHRVTIVDDFLTPENDYEEMSFHDDQGSYVTNDVSSSEYISSSDEGSSLTYSTLSDHIPPPPLSPPPPPPPLQFHDPQPVPAKAEAPKASTSPAPKPLVGHLHPVPPPPPPPPPPPVPCAPPLHRGLLHRRSETNHMSVKRLRWEQVENSEGTIWGQLGEDSDYDKLSDMVKYLDLELHFGTQKPTKPTFMPETFKKKDVVEILSHKKAYNTSILIAHLKLSHMELRQILMTMETDRLEPSHIKQLLLYAPDGEEVQRFQNYKENPGKLSEPDQFVLQMLSVPEYKIRLRSLHFKTTLQEKTEEIKASYECICKASLELKSSKKLAKILEFVLAMGNYLNNGQPKTSKTTGFKINFLTELNTTKTVDGKSTFLHILAKSLSQHFPELLGFAKDLPTVPLAAKVNQRTLTADLKDLHTTVSDIQMACHSMPATAEDRFAIVMTSFLESAQPAMRSLDDLQHRAMEEFSKVLSFFGEDSKMTTSEAFFGIFAEFMSKFERALTDVQVGDSQRSPRMTSPLAW; encoded by the exons ATGCTGCTCACTCAGGAATCCCACCAGCACCTCATCGACAGCATCAG GATTTTCATCCCCAAGAAACACCGGCAGCGCTTCGATGAGGTGGTGTCACAGAGCCTGATCAGCAAGCTGTGTCGCTCCAAGagtgagcagcacagcaacCGCCTGCGGCGCAGCCGGAGCGAGGACCACCAGGAGCGGCTGCTCGTGTCCACCCGCGCCAGCTCTGTGCCCCGCAGCCACGAGGAGCTCAGCAAGAGCCTGCGGAAAACCACCTCGCTCATCACCAGCAATGTGGCCTCAGGGGCTGCCCGCAG GACGGTGCGAGTTTATAAAGGCAACAAAAGCTTTGGCTTCACGCTGCGTGGACATGCACCAGTGTGGATCGAGTCTGTTCTGCCAG GGAGTCCGGCTGAGAACGCTGCGCTCAAACCTGGAGACCGAATCCTATTTCTCAATGGCCTGGACATGAG GAACTGCTCTCATGACAAGGTGGTATCGATGCTGCAGGGCAGCGGGGCGATGCCCACCTTGGTGGTGGAAGAGGGCATCGTCAACTTCTCCAGTG ACTCTGACTCTGCCGACTCCCCGACCAGCTCCTCTGCGCTCACCTCCCTGCAGTGGGTGGCAGAGATCCTCCCCTCTAGCATCAAGATTCAAGGGAGGACCTTCAACCAGCAGCTGGAGCACCTGCTTACCCCACCCGAGCGCTATACCATCTGCAAAGCGCTGGAGAGCTTCTTCCAACATCG GAACATTGACACTCTTATTGTGGATGTGTACCCGGTGCTGGACACACCAGCCAAGCAAGTCATTTGGCAGTTTATCTACCAGCTGCTGACGTACGAAGAGCAGGAGCACTGCCAGCAAAAGATTGCCAGGTTTCTTGGTTACAAGTCCTTGGCAG ctgagcccgAGGCAGAGGAGCGCTACCGCAGCTCAGTGCGAGGGGCATCCTTGTGCCGGAGCAGCCTCCGGGCCAACCGCCCCGAGGAAgggggggctgcag CAGGTCAAAGTGACACCGTGGAGGTCCCGGTTCGCCTGATCCCTGGAGAGAGGCAGGCTGGCGATGGCACATCCCTGCCAGAGACACCCAACCCCAAAATG ATGTCAGCTGTCTACGCAGAACTGGAGAACCGCCTGCTGGGCAGCTTTGCCAGCAaggtgggcagtgctgccctgcaccACGCATCGCCCCCAGCCCCCAACCCGGCACATGCTGCAGGTAGCACCCGATTTCCCTCAGCTCCAGAGAGAGGCAGACGTGGGGGGGTCTCCGGTGGCAGCAGGAACCGCCCGGCAGCGCCCTGTCCTGCAGGTGCCCGCAGATCGGGGGTGCCCGTCTCGTGGCCAAGCGACCCCCTGGCCGCCCAGCAGTGCTACTACCGcctgcacagcagcctgcagtccCCAAGCAGCACCGAGTCCAATCCCTATGTCAGCCTGGACAGCAGCCCGGCCCCGTCCCCCCAGCACCGGCCCTACCCGCTCAGCCCGCTGTCGCGGCGCAAGAAGCTCTTCACCTTCTCCAGGCCACCACGCAGCCGTGACACCGACCGCTTCCTGGACGCGCTCAGCGAGCAGCTGGGACACCGTGTCACCATTGTGGATGATTTCCTCACCCCCGAGAATGACTATGAGGAG aTGAGCTTCCACGATGACCAGGGCAGCTATGTCACCAATGACGTCAGCAGCAGCGAGTACATCAGCAGCAGTGATGAGGGCAGCTCCCTCACCTACTCCACGCTGTCGGATCACATCCCCCCACCTCCGCTCAGCCccccgccgccaccgcccccCCTGCAGTTCCATGACCCCCAACCTGTCCCTGCCAAGGCTGAGGCCCCCAAGGCCAGCACCTCTCCTGCTCCCAAGCCCCTGGTGGGCCACCTGCACCCTGTTCCACCTCCACCGCCGCCCCCGCCACCCCCACCTGTGCCCTGCGCTCCCCCCCTGCACCGGGGGCTGCTGCACCGCCGGAGCGAGACCAACCACATGAGTGTCAAGAGGCTGCGGTGGGAGCAGGTGGAAAACTCAGAGGGGACCATCTGGGGACAG CTCGGGGAGGACTCGGACTATGACAAGCTGAGCGACATGGTCAAATACCTTGACCTGGAGCTTCATTTCGGGACGCAGAAGCCAACCA AGCCAACTTTCATGcctgaaacatttaaaaagaaagacgTGGTCGAAATTTTGTCCCACAAAAAGGCCTACAACACAT ccatcCTGATCGCCCACCTGAAGCTCTCACACATGGAACTGCGCCAGATCCTCATGACAATGGAGACAGACCGCCTGGAGCCTTCCCACAtcaagcagctcctgctgtacGCCCCGGATGGGGAGGAGGTGCAGCGCTTCCAGAACTACAAGGAGAACCCTGGCAAGCTGAGCGAGCCTGACCAGTTCGTGCTGCAG ATGCTGTCAGTACCAGAGTACAAGATCCGACTGCGCAGCCTTCACTTTAAGACCACTCTGCAGGAGAAGACAGAGGAGATCAAAGCAAGCTATGAATGTATTTGCAAGGCCTCTCTggagctgaaaagcagcaagaagTTGGCGAAGATCCTGGAG TTTGTACTCGCCATGGGAAACTACCTGAACAACGGGCAGCCCAAGACCAGCAAAACGACAGGCTTCAAAATCAACTTCCTCACAGAG ctgaacaCAACCAAGACCGTTGATGGGAAATCCACCTTCCTGCACATCCTTGCCAAATCTCTCAGCCAACACTTCCCAGAGCTCTTGGGCTTTGCCAAGGATCTTCCCACAGTGCCGCTCGCTGCCAAAG tGAACCAGAGGACGCTGACAGCCGACCTGAAGGACCTTCACACCACGGTCAGTGACATCCAGATGGCCTGCCACAGCATGCCAGCCACTGCCGAGGACCGGTTCGCCATCGTGATGACC TCCTTCCTGGAGAGCGCGCAGCCCGCCATGCGCTCGCTGGACgacctgcagcacagggccatgGAGGAGTTCAGCAAGGTGCTGTCCTTCTTTGGGGAAGACTCCAAAATGACAACTTCAGAAGCTTTCTTTGGCATTTTTGCAGAATTCATGAGCAAGTTTGAG CGGGCGCTCACAGATGTGCAGGTTGGAGACAGCCAGCGCAGCCCCAGGATGACATCCCCCCTTGCCTGGTGA
- the GRID2IP gene encoding delphilin isoform X1: protein MLLTQESHQHLIDSIRIFIPKKHRQRFDEVVSQSLISKLCRSKSEQHSNRLRRSRSEDHQERLLVSTRASSVPRSHEELSKSLRKTTSLITSNVASGAARRTVRVYKGNKSFGFTLRGHAPVWIESVLPGSPAENAALKPGDRILFLNGLDMRNCSHDKVVSMLQGSGAMPTLVVEEGIVNFSSDSDSADSPTSSSALTSLQWVAEILPSSIKIQGRTFNQQLEHLLTPPERYTICKALESFFQHRNIDTLIVDVYPVLDTPAKQVIWQFIYQLLTYEEQEHCQQKIARFLGYKSLAAEPEAEERYRSSVRGASLCRSSLRANRPEEGGAAGQSDTVEVPVRLIPGERQAGDGTSLPETPNPKMMSAVYAELENRLLGSFASKVGSAALHHASPPAPNPAHAAGSTRFPSAPERGRRGGVSGGSRNRPAAPCPAGARRSGVPVSWPSDPLAAQQCYYRLHSSLQSPSSTESNPYVSLDSSPAPSPQHRPYPLSPLSRRKKLFTFSRPPRSRDTDRFLDALSEQLGHRVTIVDDFLTPENDYEEMSFHDDQGSYVTNDVSSSEYISSSDEGSSLTYSTLSDHIPPPPLSPPPPPPPLQFHDPQPVPAKAEAPKASTSPAPKPLVGHLHPVPPPPPPPPPPPVPCAPPLHRGLLHRRSETNHMSVKRLRWEQVENSEGTIWGQLGEDSDYDKLSDMVKYLDLELHFGTQKPTISLPEPTFMPETFKKKDVVEILSHKKAYNTSILIAHLKLSHMELRQILMTMETDRLEPSHIKQLLLYAPDGEEVQRFQNYKENPGKLSEPDQFVLQMLSVPEYKIRLRSLHFKTTLQEKTEEIKASYECICKASLELKSSKKLAKILEFVLAMGNYLNNGQPKTSKTTGFKINFLTELNTTKTVDGKSTFLHILAKSLSQHFPELLGFAKDLPTVPLAAKVNQRTLTADLKDLHTTVSDIQMACHSMPATAEDRFAIVMTSFLESAQPAMRSLDDLQHRAMEEFSKVLSFFGEDSKMTTSEAFFGIFAEFMSKFERALTDVQVGDSQRSPRMTSPLAW from the exons ATGCTGCTCACTCAGGAATCCCACCAGCACCTCATCGACAGCATCAG GATTTTCATCCCCAAGAAACACCGGCAGCGCTTCGATGAGGTGGTGTCACAGAGCCTGATCAGCAAGCTGTGTCGCTCCAAGagtgagcagcacagcaacCGCCTGCGGCGCAGCCGGAGCGAGGACCACCAGGAGCGGCTGCTCGTGTCCACCCGCGCCAGCTCTGTGCCCCGCAGCCACGAGGAGCTCAGCAAGAGCCTGCGGAAAACCACCTCGCTCATCACCAGCAATGTGGCCTCAGGGGCTGCCCGCAG GACGGTGCGAGTTTATAAAGGCAACAAAAGCTTTGGCTTCACGCTGCGTGGACATGCACCAGTGTGGATCGAGTCTGTTCTGCCAG GGAGTCCGGCTGAGAACGCTGCGCTCAAACCTGGAGACCGAATCCTATTTCTCAATGGCCTGGACATGAG GAACTGCTCTCATGACAAGGTGGTATCGATGCTGCAGGGCAGCGGGGCGATGCCCACCTTGGTGGTGGAAGAGGGCATCGTCAACTTCTCCAGTG ACTCTGACTCTGCCGACTCCCCGACCAGCTCCTCTGCGCTCACCTCCCTGCAGTGGGTGGCAGAGATCCTCCCCTCTAGCATCAAGATTCAAGGGAGGACCTTCAACCAGCAGCTGGAGCACCTGCTTACCCCACCCGAGCGCTATACCATCTGCAAAGCGCTGGAGAGCTTCTTCCAACATCG GAACATTGACACTCTTATTGTGGATGTGTACCCGGTGCTGGACACACCAGCCAAGCAAGTCATTTGGCAGTTTATCTACCAGCTGCTGACGTACGAAGAGCAGGAGCACTGCCAGCAAAAGATTGCCAGGTTTCTTGGTTACAAGTCCTTGGCAG ctgagcccgAGGCAGAGGAGCGCTACCGCAGCTCAGTGCGAGGGGCATCCTTGTGCCGGAGCAGCCTCCGGGCCAACCGCCCCGAGGAAgggggggctgcag GTCAAAGTGACACCGTGGAGGTCCCGGTTCGCCTGATCCCTGGAGAGAGGCAGGCTGGCGATGGCACATCCCTGCCAGAGACACCCAACCCCAAAATG ATGTCAGCTGTCTACGCAGAACTGGAGAACCGCCTGCTGGGCAGCTTTGCCAGCAaggtgggcagtgctgccctgcaccACGCATCGCCCCCAGCCCCCAACCCGGCACATGCTGCAGGTAGCACCCGATTTCCCTCAGCTCCAGAGAGAGGCAGACGTGGGGGGGTCTCCGGTGGCAGCAGGAACCGCCCGGCAGCGCCCTGTCCTGCAGGTGCCCGCAGATCGGGGGTGCCCGTCTCGTGGCCAAGCGACCCCCTGGCCGCCCAGCAGTGCTACTACCGcctgcacagcagcctgcagtccCCAAGCAGCACCGAGTCCAATCCCTATGTCAGCCTGGACAGCAGCCCGGCCCCGTCCCCCCAGCACCGGCCCTACCCGCTCAGCCCGCTGTCGCGGCGCAAGAAGCTCTTCACCTTCTCCAGGCCACCACGCAGCCGTGACACCGACCGCTTCCTGGACGCGCTCAGCGAGCAGCTGGGACACCGTGTCACCATTGTGGATGATTTCCTCACCCCCGAGAATGACTATGAGGAG aTGAGCTTCCACGATGACCAGGGCAGCTATGTCACCAATGACGTCAGCAGCAGCGAGTACATCAGCAGCAGTGATGAGGGCAGCTCCCTCACCTACTCCACGCTGTCGGATCACATCCCCCCACCTCCGCTCAGCCccccgccgccaccgcccccCCTGCAGTTCCATGACCCCCAACCTGTCCCTGCCAAGGCTGAGGCCCCCAAGGCCAGCACCTCTCCTGCTCCCAAGCCCCTGGTGGGCCACCTGCACCCTGTTCCACCTCCACCGCCGCCCCCGCCACCCCCACCTGTGCCCTGCGCTCCCCCCCTGCACCGGGGGCTGCTGCACCGCCGGAGCGAGACCAACCACATGAGTGTCAAGAGGCTGCGGTGGGAGCAGGTGGAAAACTCAGAGGGGACCATCTGGGGACAG CTCGGGGAGGACTCGGACTATGACAAGCTGAGCGACATGGTCAAATACCTTGACCTGGAGCTTCATTTCGGGACGCAGAAGCCAACCA TTTCTCTTCCAGAGCCAACTTTCATGcctgaaacatttaaaaagaaagacgTGGTCGAAATTTTGTCCCACAAAAAGGCCTACAACACAT ccatcCTGATCGCCCACCTGAAGCTCTCACACATGGAACTGCGCCAGATCCTCATGACAATGGAGACAGACCGCCTGGAGCCTTCCCACAtcaagcagctcctgctgtacGCCCCGGATGGGGAGGAGGTGCAGCGCTTCCAGAACTACAAGGAGAACCCTGGCAAGCTGAGCGAGCCTGACCAGTTCGTGCTGCAG ATGCTGTCAGTACCAGAGTACAAGATCCGACTGCGCAGCCTTCACTTTAAGACCACTCTGCAGGAGAAGACAGAGGAGATCAAAGCAAGCTATGAATGTATTTGCAAGGCCTCTCTggagctgaaaagcagcaagaagTTGGCGAAGATCCTGGAG TTTGTACTCGCCATGGGAAACTACCTGAACAACGGGCAGCCCAAGACCAGCAAAACGACAGGCTTCAAAATCAACTTCCTCACAGAG ctgaacaCAACCAAGACCGTTGATGGGAAATCCACCTTCCTGCACATCCTTGCCAAATCTCTCAGCCAACACTTCCCAGAGCTCTTGGGCTTTGCCAAGGATCTTCCCACAGTGCCGCTCGCTGCCAAAG tGAACCAGAGGACGCTGACAGCCGACCTGAAGGACCTTCACACCACGGTCAGTGACATCCAGATGGCCTGCCACAGCATGCCAGCCACTGCCGAGGACCGGTTCGCCATCGTGATGACC TCCTTCCTGGAGAGCGCGCAGCCCGCCATGCGCTCGCTGGACgacctgcagcacagggccatgGAGGAGTTCAGCAAGGTGCTGTCCTTCTTTGGGGAAGACTCCAAAATGACAACTTCAGAAGCTTTCTTTGGCATTTTTGCAGAATTCATGAGCAAGTTTGAG CGGGCGCTCACAGATGTGCAGGTTGGAGACAGCCAGCGCAGCCCCAGGATGACATCCCCCCTTGCCTGGTGA